Genomic window (Streptosporangium brasiliense):
TCCCTGCGGGTGAGCGAGGCGGCGGACGGGCCCGAGGCCGTCTCGCACGTGCTGGCCTTCGCCAAGGCGCTGTCGGAGGCCACCGCACGCGCCGCCTCATGAACCCCCTGGTCCCCGCCTACGGCGCGGCCTCGCTCGCCGACCTGTCCTCCTCCCTCCTGGCGGCCCTGGGAATGGGGGAGGGCAACCCGCTGGGCCTCGCGCCGGCCGGGCGCGTCCTGGTCTTCCTCGTCGACGGCCTGGGGGCCGAGCTGCTCCGGGCCCACCCCGAGGCGGCCCCGTTCCTGTCGGCCCGGACCGGCCGGGTGCTCACCGCGGGCTTCCCCGCCACCACCGCGACCAGCCTGGGCACGCTGGGCACCGGCCTGCCGCCGGGCGAGCACGGCATGCTCGGCTACCAGCTCGCCGTGCCCGGCGCGGGCTACCTGCTCAACTGCCTGCGCTGGACCGCCCCGGGCCCGCCGGTCCCTCCCGACGAGTGGCAGCCCACCCCGACGGTCTACGAGCGCGCCGCGGCGGCCGGGATCGCCGTCGGCTACGTCGCCCCCTCGAAGTTCGAGCCCACCGCCTTCAACCGGGCCGTCTACCGCGGCGTGAACTTCGTCGGCGCCGACGCGGTCGACGACCGGATCGAGGGCGCCCGCCGGGCCCTGGCCGAGCCCCGCTCCCACGTCACGGTCTACTACGGCGACCTCGACGCCATGGGCCACCTGACCGGCTGGGGCACCCCGCAGTGGCTGGAGCAGCTCGCCCTGGTCGACCGGATGGCCGAGCGGCTGGCGGACGCGCTCCCGCCCGGCTCGGCGATGTACGTCACCGCCGACCACGGCATGGTCAACGTCACCGAGAAGATCGACGTGGACGCCGTCCCCGAGCTGCGTGAGGGCGTCGCCCTGCTCGGCGGCGAGACCCGGGCCCGGCACGTCTACACCGGTCCAGGCGCGGCGGCGGCCGTGCTCGGCGCCTGGCGTGACATCCTGGCGGGCAAGGCGTGGGTGGTCTCCCGCGAGGAGGCGGTCGAGTCGGGCTGGTTCGGGCCGCGGGTGCGTTCCGAATGGCTGCCCCGGATCGGCGACGTCCTCGCCGTCCCCTACACCGACTGCGCTATCGTCGCCTCGGTCGCCGAGCCGCTCGAGGCGTCGTTCACCGGCTGCCACGGCTCGCTGACACCCGCCGAGCAGCACGTTCCTCTGCTGGAGGTAAGCACCCGATGACCCCGCTGATCACCCCTGCCGACCTGGCCGACCTGGCCGAGGTGACGGTCCTGGACGTGCGCTGGAAGTTCGGCGGGCCGCCCGACGTCGACTCCTACCGCGAGGGGCACGTCCCCGGCGCCGTCTTCTGCGACCTCGACGCCGACCTCGCCGCCGCACCGGGGCCGGCGGGCCGCCACCCGCTGCCCTCCGCCGAGCGGTTCCAGGAGGCCATGCGCCGCCTGGGCGTGTCCGGCTCCCGGACCGTCGTCGTCTATGACGGGGCCGACTCCACCGCCGCCGCCCGGGCCTGGTGGGCGCTGCGCCACTTCGGCCACCCCGACGTCCGGGTCCTCGACGGCGGACTGCGCGCGTGGACCGCCGCGGGCCTGCCCGTCTCCGCGGGGGAGGAGACCGCCCCGCCCGGTGACTTCGTCGCACGCCCGGGCGGGATGCCCGTGCTCGACGCCGAGCAGGCCCTGGAGCTCGCCTCCGACGGGGTCCTCCTCGACGCCCGCGCCGCCGAACGGTATCGGGGCGAGGTCGAGCCGATCGACCCCGTCGCCGGGCACATCCCCGGCGCGGTCAGCGCCCCCACCGGCGAGAACGTCGACCCGTCTGGCCGTTTCCACCGGCCCGACTTCCTGCGCGAGCGCTTCAACACCCTCGGCGCCGTCCCCGGCGTGCGGGTCGGCGCCTACTGCGGCTCCGGCGTGACGGCGGCCCACCAGGTGCTGGCCCTGGAGGTGGCGGGCATCCCCGCCGCCCTTTACGTCGGGTCCTGGTCCAACTGGGTGGCCGACCCCTCGCGGCCGGTGGCCACCGGCTGATCCCCATACCCGAAGCAGACGAAGCCGGCCACCCCGGTCTTCCCGCCCGCCGCCGCCAGCGCCCGGGCGGGCGGGTGGCCGGCGGCCAGCAGCTCGTGGAAGACCGTCATCAGCGTCAGGGTCTCCTCGTCGCGTACCGGGACCAGGCTGGCCACCACGCACTGCGACCCCAGCGACAGGAAGGCGCCCGCCAGTCCCAGCGGCGCCCCGTCGGCCGGAGCGTGCGCCATGCCCGCCTCGCACGCCGACAGCACCACCAGCCGCGGCGGCGTGCGCAGCCGTAACAGGTCGTAGGCCATCAGGGGGCCGTCGTCGAGGTCGAGGCTGGACAGCAGCGGGCTGCGCGGGGAGAACATCCCGTGCGCGGCCAGGTGCGCCACCTCCGCCCGGTCCAGCGCCGCCATCACCTCCGCCCGCAGCGCCGTGACCCGCCCGGCCCCCGGGTGGCAGCCGCCGACCATGTCCGCCTCCGCCTCCGCGCACCGCAGCCCGGGGCCGGCGACCGCCACGATCCCCCCGTCGCGTACGGCCCGCATCCGGTGGCCGGCCAGCCAGGCGGCGGCGCCGGAGGTCACGGTCACCGGGCGGTCGGCGTTCATCGGCAGGATCGGCCAGGGCAGGGTGTGCAGCGGCCCGGTCGGCACGATCACCAGCGGCCGGTCACCCAGCCGGCCGCGCAGCGGGCCGAGGAGCAGCCGCTCCAGCAGCGCCGCCTCCCCGGCCAGCTCCGGCGCCCGCCCGTCGAGCAGATGCGTCCGGCGCAGGCCGTACCGGATCCTGACGGTGGCCTCGGCGACCGCGGCGAAGGGACCGAGGCGGCGCAGCACGACGCGGTCCGGGGTGACCGCGACGGCGACCAGCTCACCGGCGTGACGGACGTATTCCACCAGCGCCGCCTCCCCGAGCGCGGCGCGCAGCTCCGCCACGCCGGGCGCGACGGGCCGCCCGGCGCCCCCGGCGACCGCCCGCCACCGCTCCGCCCAGGCCAGGACCGTACGGCCCCGCCCGGTCTCCAAGGCCAGCGCCAGCCCGAGCCCGGCCAGCGGCTCGCCGGCCCTGACGGCATGGGCGCGCACCATCGGGTCTCCGAAGGCCGTCGCCCCGGCGCCCACCTCCGCCAGCCCGGCCCGGACCGCCGCGAAGGCCCCGCGCCGGTCGCCCGCCAGCGCCCGCCGCAGCGCCGTCGCCTGCCGGGAGACCAGGTCCGGGCCGGCCGAGACGAGCCGGGCGAGCTGCTCGTCGGCGGCCGGACGGTCATCGAGCCGGAGCGCGACCTCGGCGGCGGTGAGCCTGAGCGCCCTGGAGAGATGCCGGTGGCCCGCGGCGTCGAGGCCGGCGGCGCAGGAGAGCATCTCGGCCAGCAGCTCCGCGCTGGGCGGGCCGAGCATGAGCCGGGCGCGCAGGAGGATCTCGGTGGCCAGCGGCGCCAGGACCGTCCGGCCCTGCGCGGCCAGATCGGCCGCGGCCCGCTCCGCGCTCTGACGGGCGCGGTGCGGGTCGCCGGTGCGCAGCTCGGCCCGGGCGAGCAGGAGGCGGGCCTCGGCCAGGGCGACGTTCGCCCCCGCCGCGGCCAGCTCCGGCACCGCCAGGTCGAGCAGCGCCCGGGCCTCACCCGGCAGATGGGCGGCGATCAGCGCCTCGGCCAGGTCACAGCGCATCGTGGCCAGCCGCTCCGGGTAGCCCGATGTGTGATTGTTACACTTTTTTGGCAGTCGTAGGCAGATCGGTCTAGCTGGCTAGGTGCTGCACATACTCCGCCTAGCCTGATCATCCCGTCTGCCTCGTCCCACCCGAAGGGCAGCGGGCCGGGGACGGAGGGTCAAGGCCGTCTTTGCGTGTCCCCTCGCCGATTGCCGTTCCTCGATCATTGGATGCCAACGATCACAGACGGCCTTGATCCGTAGGAGTCGGACTGCTGGGCTCTGCCTGGGGCGTGGCAGGCGGGATGATCAGGCAGACCTCAACCACTACCAACCCGCACGCCGCGCTTCTCCTGCATCCCGGAGCGGAGTGCCCCCGCCGGAGGCATGTTAAGTCTTTGAGTGATGTTTTCGTGGCCGGTCAGGTGTCAGCGAAGCGGTCACAAACTGGGCATGCTCGGCTAGCCTGAAATTGGCGTCAGAGGCAGGAGGATGCACAGTGACCGATAGCCAGGAAATTGGTGATCGTCTACGCGAGGTGCGCAGACGGCGCGGGATGACGCAGGAAGAACTTGCCAAAGCGTCGAATCTGAGTCTTCAAGTAGTCAAGAAGATCGAACAGGGTGGAAGCGCGAGGCTGGAAACGCTTCACCAACTGGCGCGGACTCTCGGCGTGGTGACCCTCACTTTCGTGGGGCCAACTTCACCGGAACCAATGGAAGACAATCACGACGATGTCGTATTAGCGGACATGCGATCCGTGATCAATCCACCGATGGGCCTCTCGGGACGACCGATCTACGGAACAGCCGATAGTGACAATCTAGACCTGTCGCGGCTTAGTGCAGCCGTCAAAGTCGTAGCGGGTGCTTATCACGCGGATCGCTACGATGATCTGGCGAGCTTCCTACCCGCTCTTGTCCGATCGGCACACCATCATGTAGATGGTTACGCGGACAGCCAGGAACGGCATGAAGCTCTGCGGCTCCGCGCAGATGTGGTAGGGCTGGCTGGTCGCTATCTGATTCAGATCCGGGCTCACGATCTCGCTCTGATGGCCCTTCACGCATCTCTGATGGATGCGTTGGAGATTGGAGACACTGCCCTCGCGGCGGCGGCTGTAAGCGGACAGGCTCATGCCATGCTGCGTCAGGGGCGACTCGCTGAGGTTGAGCGGCTATGCAGGGAAACCGCCGAGCAAATCGAGCCCCAACTGTCCAAGGCCACCCCCAACCAACTAGCCGCCTGGGGCTGGATGCTGCTGAGGGCAAGCGCGGCGGCAGCGAGGAACAACCGACCACAAGAGGCTCAGGAGTATCACGGCATGGCTGCCGCTGCTGCTGCACCGCTTCAGCGGGAACATCACACCGTGGACTACAAGACCTTTGGTCCTGTCACGGTGGCATTGAAAGCGGTAGAAAACGCCCTTGTCGCAGGTGACCCTGTCAGAGCGTTGGAACTATCAGCGCCGCTGAGGCGGGGCGACGACATGACCTCTGAGGAATGGGACAGGCATCTGTTAGACGAAGCCAGGGCTCATGTTCAGACTGGGGGCGTAGACAGCGCAACCGAAATTCTCTTGGAACTTCGGGGACGCAGTCCTCGATGGCTTCGGTATCAACAGTTAGGGCGGGACACGCTACGCGACGTACTGGTGGCCCGCACAAGGACCCTCAGCGAGGAACAGCGGGCCTTAGCTGATTTCATGGGCATCAGAGAATAAGGGCTACGTAACGTAGCCCTTATTGGCGCAGCACGGTCAAAGGACCGTGCTGCGCTTCTGTTTTTTAAGTGACCCCTCACCTACCGTCATTGCAGACGTGCTGATTGGGGTCACAAAGATGAGGCCAGAGAGACAAAGGGCGGAAAGCCTGCACGGACCATGGCCTAGCTCTATCGAGGAGCTACAGGCGGAGTATAGCGACAAATGGGACATCTGGCGCGAACGTACCTCAACTGGGCGTCATGGCGACTGGGTCGCTAGACGGATAAATGGACCGCAGGAGGAAGTGCGCGCGCACAGTTCCGACGCGCTAGAGGGGCTGCTAATTCAGGCCGACAAGCGTTTCATTCAGGTCGAAAGCGAATCTTCTCGGGTTTCGTAAAAACCGACAAACCCCTCAGAGCGTAACAGGGGCACACAAAAGCGGACCCGCCTCAGTGCGTGAACACTGGACGGGTCCTTGACCGCACACTGGAGGTGCGATCCGTGGATCACTCTAGAGCTATCCCGCGTGCTATAGCTATCCCGCCTGTCGTTGACGAGGTTACGGCAGAGGAACAGGACAAAGCGCTGGCTGTGGTGCAGCGGCTTCTGAGGGAGCGGGGCATCCGCGCTCGATGCCATCACAAGATCACTCTCGGCCTCATCTCTGACGGTGAGGCTCCCTGGCCCGATCGGGCTTCCATGCAGTCCTGGTTGAAGCGGTACTCGCCTGAGCTGGTCGTGACCGGTTCGCAGGGCTGGTGCGATGCGACGGTGAGCGTGGGGCCGCGCTCGGGCTGCTATCTGGTGGCGCTTCGTGACGAGTCCGGTCTTCAGAAGGTGAGAGGCGAGCATCCAGAGAAGGTCGTGGATCTCATCCTCGCCGTGGAGCGCAGGTCATGAGCGCGTCTGTGGGGTACGGCTCGGCTGCGGTGGATGCGGCGGAGAAACTGCGCGATGCCCTGGCACAGCACGAGATCGCCGTTGATGTTCACGACGGTTACGGGCTGGCGCTGGTGTCGGTCTGGGCGGGCCTGGTGGTGTGGTCCAACGGTGAGCGGTTCTGGTGGAACGCCGGATGGGATGATCAGCGCCGGTGCTGCGTCTACGCCTCACAACAGGCGTCCGAAGTCGTTCGCGCTGCGCAACGGATCGCCTTCCATTACGCCCGGCTGCGCAGGGCCTCTACCCGGTCGAATCCGATCACCGAGGGTCCGTCATGACCTTGGCGGAGTTGAGGAAGCTCTACGAGCGGACGTGGCAGATCTCGGAGAGTATCGGGAGCGGCTGGTATGCCGTGCGGCGTAATGCCATCTCGGCGCAGGGGCGCGAGCATGGCCTGTCCGATGTCCGCTGTGGGGCGACCCTGGTGGAGCTGGCGCGCAATCTGGAGGCCGAGACGCGGCTTGAAAGCCAAGCCTGGCGACATGTCCCGGTGCGGCACGCGCCCTCCTGACTCATAAGGGGAATTGCTGCTCCGGTGCTCGTGTGGTTAGGCCAACCATGGTCTACGGGGAAAGCGAGCATCGGAGCGTAGACGGCCGGCGCAATGCCGAATGGCACCCCGTAGGGGCCGCGTAGCGGTTGGGCCGGCGGTCTGCGCGGCCGTCAGAATCCAATAGGCCATGACTTCATCAGGTGGGCTGTTCGGCTGGGACCGCTGGACGCGGGCGGCCGGTGGGCGAGCACGGCGACGGAGTCGCCGCGCGCAGTCCCGCCGAGTCGGCAAGCGGACGAGGGACCGGGCCGGGCAGCCCTTCCGGCTGAGAAGAAACAGCCTGGATGAGAGATGGATGCCTGAGGCAGGTAGATGACGGTGGCCATGAGATGAGCCGGTGCCCGTAGCTGAGCCGGTGCTCGTAACTGAGCCGGGGACCGAAAGCAGCCTTGGCGGCAGTGCGTTGGCGGTCGGCGCGGCGCTTGGTTGCGGCGGGCGGCCTGTGCGGTGGGCGGCGGGGTCTGCCCGTTCGCGCCGCGCGGGCGCGGGCCGGGACCGGCCCCCAGGCCGCATGCCCGGTCCCGATGTCCGCGCGGCGCGGGCGGGCACGCCGCGCCGTGCGGCGGCGCGGAGCGCTGCCGCCTTGAACCAGTAAAGAAAATATGAGCCAATGCCGGTCATACCAAGAGCAGGATGCGGCCGGTGGGCTGCGGGTCGGGCTGCTCGTGGTCGGGGTCGAAGTCGTCGGGGTCTATGCCCTCGGGGAAAACGGTGGGCTTCTCTTGGGCGTAGGCGGTCTCGAATCGTTCGGCGTCGGC
Coding sequences:
- a CDS encoding alkaline phosphatase family protein, whose translation is MNPLVPAYGAASLADLSSSLLAALGMGEGNPLGLAPAGRVLVFLVDGLGAELLRAHPEAAPFLSARTGRVLTAGFPATTATSLGTLGTGLPPGEHGMLGYQLAVPGAGYLLNCLRWTAPGPPVPPDEWQPTPTVYERAAAAGIAVGYVAPSKFEPTAFNRAVYRGVNFVGADAVDDRIEGARRALAEPRSHVTVYYGDLDAMGHLTGWGTPQWLEQLALVDRMAERLADALPPGSAMYVTADHGMVNVTEKIDVDAVPELREGVALLGGETRARHVYTGPGAAAAVLGAWRDILAGKAWVVSREEAVESGWFGPRVRSEWLPRIGDVLAVPYTDCAIVASVAEPLEASFTGCHGSLTPAEQHVPLLEVSTR
- a CDS encoding sulfurtransferase — protein: MTPLITPADLADLAEVTVLDVRWKFGGPPDVDSYREGHVPGAVFCDLDADLAAAPGPAGRHPLPSAERFQEAMRRLGVSGSRTVVVYDGADSTAAARAWWALRHFGHPDVRVLDGGLRAWTAAGLPVSAGEETAPPGDFVARPGGMPVLDAEQALELASDGVLLDARAAERYRGEVEPIDPVAGHIPGAVSAPTGENVDPSGRFHRPDFLRERFNTLGAVPGVRVGAYCGSGVTAAHQVLALEVAGIPAALYVGSWSNWVADPSRPVATG
- a CDS encoding CHAT domain-containing protein, which encodes MRCDLAEALIAAHLPGEARALLDLAVPELAAAGANVALAEARLLLARAELRTGDPHRARQSAERAAADLAAQGRTVLAPLATEILLRARLMLGPPSAELLAEMLSCAAGLDAAGHRHLSRALRLTAAEVALRLDDRPAADEQLARLVSAGPDLVSRQATALRRALAGDRRGAFAAVRAGLAEVGAGATAFGDPMVRAHAVRAGEPLAGLGLALALETGRGRTVLAWAERWRAVAGGAGRPVAPGVAELRAALGEAALVEYVRHAGELVAVAVTPDRVVLRRLGPFAAVAEATVRIRYGLRRTHLLDGRAPELAGEAALLERLLLGPLRGRLGDRPLVIVPTGPLHTLPWPILPMNADRPVTVTSGAAAWLAGHRMRAVRDGGIVAVAGPGLRCAEAEADMVGGCHPGAGRVTALRAEVMAALDRAEVAHLAAHGMFSPRSPLLSSLDLDDGPLMAYDLLRLRTPPRLVVLSACEAGMAHAPADGAPLGLAGAFLSLGSQCVVASLVPVRDEETLTLMTVFHELLAAGHPPARALAAAGGKTGVAGFVCFGYGDQPVATGREGSATQLDQDPT
- a CDS encoding helix-turn-helix domain-containing protein; this encodes MTDSQEIGDRLREVRRRRGMTQEELAKASNLSLQVVKKIEQGGSARLETLHQLARTLGVVTLTFVGPTSPEPMEDNHDDVVLADMRSVINPPMGLSGRPIYGTADSDNLDLSRLSAAVKVVAGAYHADRYDDLASFLPALVRSAHHHVDGYADSQERHEALRLRADVVGLAGRYLIQIRAHDLALMALHASLMDALEIGDTALAAAAVSGQAHAMLRQGRLAEVERLCRETAEQIEPQLSKATPNQLAAWGWMLLRASAAAARNNRPQEAQEYHGMAAAAAAPLQREHHTVDYKTFGPVTVALKAVENALVAGDPVRALELSAPLRRGDDMTSEEWDRHLLDEARAHVQTGGVDSATEILLELRGRSPRWLRYQQLGRDTLRDVLVARTRTLSEEQRALADFMGIRE